One genomic region from Opisthocomus hoazin isolate bOpiHoa1 chromosome Z, bOpiHoa1.hap1, whole genome shotgun sequence encodes:
- the LOC142358934 gene encoding E3 ubiquitin-protein ligase Topors-like: MTSSDKDFSEDSNFSPKASTSKLPTDASPDSKCPICLDRFDNVAYLDRCLHKFCFHCVQEWSKNKAECPLCKQPFFSIFHTIRAEDDFKEYVLPFSENSSFASPDGRRFRYRTTLTGERRASRSPSRRTQFPPDNGILFEGLSSAPVRQRAGEIQQMIRRLASRRQASAEGRSLRQIQEEDMINFRRALYRTGVRIRNIQDGGRYRDISAEFFRRNPACLHRLVPWLKRELTVLFGAHGSLVNIVQHFIMSNVTRYDLESQAFADDLKPFLLNRTEHFIHEFISFARCPFNLEAYDQHANYDCPAPSYDEGSHSDSSIITISPDMAYSRGPDNSLSVTGLDQAPWDDETPGPSYSVSEEVRATMASPLEMSESSDEDSATKSQRTKRQPQLQANADSNDSDSSSDNCVIVGYVKPLAERTPEVVELSSDSEESIREEKREDAKKQQPMQCRSWSDSEPSRSFSPRSPTYREGVGSGRSCLSPAAEKTESKDEEKNKCKVKDLSPRDRNWSLSPGSDTVCFPWHHRLSRKGRSRSPRSCSRNSRGSRGHRSRREHRSRSHLKRRPSRSRDSSKRRSKRSSRRSRARDTRVSLKSQRVSLSRESSPSRELSRSRSRSKGHGKRRSRSRDSDRYYMRDNYQSRDQWGYTSCSRKDLGDGYDSSSRRRTQPNARYSKQSASPEYRMRSFVEKADPQSQRGLRERHYYCDERCRSRSRSSNRSRTPSGGTNRTKSGKPGGKRKYKTRHLENAFVESTSLERENDPEKTFSKFSDCYKNEDSLSDNRASSETKRKKKTKKMRSPSVEIVYEGKATDTRHLKKKKKKHKKKHRKHHVSNSSHSSPVVITIDSDSSKEPLTMECDSSITWTGTTRTYEREGESPSSFLEMTGCEDVYRVGEKTGGAAKKYSIPTTRADLDGDIRNADFELRETSPGRRLARADTSSSIRHIETLSSYVEEAPASPSGQLPSPRMSFLECPERQPLILRLPKNLVSRSSWFGFPEEKM, from the coding sequence ATGACTTCCTCAGATAAggatttttcagaagacagtaaCTTTTCGCCAAAAGCCAGCACCAGCAAACTGCCAACAGATGCGTCTCCTGACTCTAAATGCCCCATCTGCTTGGATAGGTTTGACAATGTTGCGTATCTAGATCGCTGCTTGCATAAGTTCTGTTTCCACTGTGTCCAGGAGTggtcaaaaaacaaagcagaatgccCCCTGTGCAAGCaaccctttttttccattttccatacgATTCGTGCCGAAGATGACTTCAAGGAGTACGTACTCCCCTTTTCAGAAAATAGCTCTTTTGCCAGCCCTGATGGCCGGAGATTTCGTTACCGTACCACTTTAACAGGGGAACGCCGCGCCAGTCGTTCCCCGTCCCGAAGGACGCAGTTCCCTCCAGATAATGGGATATTGTTTGAAGGCTTGTCCAGCGCACCCGTGCGGCAGAGAGCCGGAGAGATCCAGCAGATGATCAGGAGGCTGGCCTCAAGGAGACAGGCTAGCGCGGAGGGCAGGTCTCTACGGCAGATTCAGGAGGAGGACATGATCAACTTCCGCAGAGCGCTGTACCGTACTGGTGTGCGCATTCGGAATATTCAGGATGGTGGCCGCTACCGAGAcatttcagcagagtttttccgCCGCAACCCTGCTTGCCTTCACAGGTTGGTTCCTTGGCTGAAGCGAGAACTTACGGTGCTGTTTGGTGCCCATGGATCTTTGGTTAATATTGTGCAGCACTTTATCATGAGTAATGTGACCAGGTATGACCTGGAAAGTCAGGCCTTTGCTGACGatttaaagccatttctgctgAATCGGACTGAACACTTCATACATGAATTCATCAGTTTTGCCCGTTGTCCTTTTAACTTAGAAGCGTATGATCAACATGCCAATTATGACTGTCCTGCACCGTCGTATGATGAAGGAAGCCACTCGGACTCATCAATTATTACAATATCTCCGGATATGGCATATTCTCGAGGGCCAGATAACAGTTTGTCTGTGACTGGTCTTGATCAGGCCCCCTGGGATGATGAAACTCCCGGGCCTTCCTATTCTGTTTCAGAAGAGGTTCGTGCAACCATGgcttctcctctggagatgtcaGAAAGTTCTGATGAGGACTCTGCTACAAAGAGTCAAAGAACCAAACGGCAGCCTCAGTTACAGGCTAACGCTGACTCAAACGACAGTGACTCTTCATCGGACAATTGTGTTATTGTTGGGTATGTTAAGCCGTTAGCTGAGAGGACACCAGAAGTGGTTGAGCTGTCCTCGGACTCTGAGGAGTccatcagagaagagaaaagggaagatgcgAAGAAACAGCAGCCAATGCAGTGTCGCAGCTGGAGTGACAGTGAACCAAGCAGGAGTTTCTCGCCACGTTCCCCCACATACAGGGAGGGTGTGGGTAGTGGTAGAAGCTGCTTATCTCCTGCAGCTGAGAAGACAGAGTCCAAAGATGAAGAGAAGAACAAGTGTAAGGTGAAAGATCTGTCTCCACGGGACCGGAACTGGAGCCTCTCTCCGGGGAGTGACACAGTGTGCTTCCCTTGGCATCACAGATTGTCCAGAAAGGGGAGGTCCAGGAGCCCACGGTCCTGTTCTCGGAACAGTCGAGGCAGTCGTGGCCATCGGTCTAGGAGGGAGCATCGTAGCAGAAGCCACCTTAAAAGGAGACCATCGAGAAGCAGGGATAGTAGCAAGCGtaggagcaagagaagcagcaggaggtcaAGGGCTCGTGACACCAGAGTCTCTCTAAAAAGCCAGAGAGTCTCTCTAAGTCGTGAGAGCAGTCCATCCAGAGAATTAAGCAGATCACGATCACGTAGCAAAGGCCATGGCAAAAGGCGATCAAGAAGCAGGGACAGCGATCGTTATTACATGAGAGACAATTATCAAAGTAGAGACCAGTGGGGTTACACTTCCTGTAGTCGAAAGGACCTTGGAGATGGCTATgactcctccagcagaaggaggactcagCCTAATGCTCGTTATTCGAAGCAATCTGCTAGTCCAGAATACAGGATGCGATCATTTGTTGAAAAGGCAGATCCACAGAGCCAGAGGGGACTCCGTGAGAGACACTATTACTGTGATGAAAGATGCAGGTCGAGGAGTCGATCAAGCAACAGGTCAAGGACCCCTTCTGGAGGAACTAACAGAACGAAAAGTGGAAAGCCTGGTGgaaaaaggaagtacaaaacccgCCATTTGGAGAATGCGTTTGTGGAGAGCACAAgtctagaaagagaaaatgaccCCGAGAAAACTTTCTCCAAATTCAGTGACTGCTACAAAAATGAAGATAGCCTTTCAGACAATCGAGCAAGCAGTGagacaaagcgtaagaaaaagaCGAAAAAGATGAGGAGTCCAAGTGTGGAGATAGTCTATGAAGGAAAAGCGACAGACACAAgacatcttaaaaagaaaaagaagaagcataAGAAGAAACACCGGAAACATCACGTGAGTAACTCGTCACACTCTTCTCCAGTGGTGATTACGATTGATAGTGATAGTAGCAAGGAGCCACTAACTATGGAATGTGACAGCAGTATTACTTGGACAGGCACAACTCGGACATACGAGAGAGAAGgtgagtctccatcttcttttttggaAATGACAGGATGTGAAGATGTTTACAGAGTCGGTGAGAAAACTGGAGGAGCAGCCAAAAAGTACAGTATTCCTACCACAAGGGCAGACTTAGACGGTGAcattagaaatgctgattttgaacTTCGAGAAACATCGCCTGGTCGGAGGCTTGCCAGAGCGGATACCAGCAGTAGCATCCGTCACATAGAAACTCTAAGCAGCTACGTTGAAGAAGCACCAGCATCGCCTTCTGGtcagctgccttcccccaggaTGTCCTTCCTAGAGTGTCCAGAGAGACAACCACTGATACTAAGACTGCCAAAGAATCTCGTCAGCAGATCTTCTTGGTTTGGTTTCCCGGAAGAAAAAATGTAG
- the LOC104338361 gene encoding E3 ubiquitin-protein ligase Topors, whose translation MTSSDKDFSEDSNFSPKASTSKLPTDASPDSKCPICLDRFDNVAYLDRCLHKFCFHCVQEWSKNKAECPLCKQPFFSIFHTIRAEDDFKEYVLPFSENSSFASPDGRRFRYRTTLTGERRASRSPSRRTQFPPDNGILFEGLSSAPVRQRAGEIQQMIRRLASRRQASAEGRSLRQIQEEDMINFRRALYRTGVRIRNIQDGGRYRDISAEFFRRNPACLHRLVPWLKRELTVLFGAHGSLVNIVQHFIMSNVTRYDLESQAFADDLKPFLLNRTEHFIHEFISFARCPFNLEAYDQHANYDCPAPSYDEGSHSDSSIITISPDMAYSRGPDNSLSVTGLDQAPWDDETPGPSYSVSEEVRATMASPLEMSESSDEDSATKSQRTKRQPQLQANADSNDSDSSSDNCVIVGYVKPLAERTPEVVELSSDSEESIREEKREDAKKQQPMQCRSWSDSEPSRSFSPRSPTYREGVGSGRSCLSPAAEKTESKDEEKNKCKVKDLSPRDRNWSLSPGSDTVCFPWHHRLSRKGRSRSPRSCSRNSRGSRGHRSRREHRSRSHLKRRPSRSRDSSKHRSKRSSRRSRARDTRVSLKSQRVSLSRESSPSRELSRSRSRSKGHGKRRSRSRDSDRYYMRDNYQSRDQWGYTSCSRKDLGDGYDSSSRRRTQPNARYSKQSASPEYRMRSFVEKADPQSQRGLRERHYYCDERCRSRSRSSNRSRTPSGGTNRTKSGKPGGKRKYKTRHLENAFVESTSLERENDPEKTFSKFSDCYKNEDSLSDNRASSETKRKKKTKKMRSPSVEIVYEGKATDTRHLKKKKKKHKKKHRKHHVSNSSHSSPVVITIDSDSSKEPLTMECDSSITWTGTTRTYEREGESPSSFLEMTGCEDVYRVGEKTGGAAKKYSIPTTRADLDGDIRNADFELRETSPGRRLARADTSSSIRHIETLSSYVEEAPASPSGQLPSPRMSFLECPERQPLILRLPKNLVSRSSWFGFPEEKM comes from the coding sequence ATGACTTCCTCAGATAAggatttttcagaagacagtaaCTTTTCGCCAAAAGCCAGCACCAGCAAACTGCCAACAGATGCGTCTCCTGACTCTAAATGCCCCATCTGCTTGGATAGGTTTGACAATGTTGCGTATCTAGATCGCTGCTTGCATAAGTTCTGTTTCCACTGTGTCCAGGAGTggtcaaaaaacaaagcagaatgccCCCTGTGCAAGCaaccctttttttccattttccatacgATTCGTGCCGAAGATGACTTCAAGGAGTACGTACTCCCCTTTTCAGAAAATAGCTCTTTTGCCAGCCCTGATGGCCGGAGATTTCGTTACCGTACCACTTTAACAGGGGAACGCCGCGCCAGTCGTTCCCCGTCCCGAAGGACGCAGTTCCCTCCAGATAATGGGATATTGTTTGAAGGCTTGTCCAGCGCACCCGTGCGGCAGAGAGCCGGAGAGATCCAGCAGATGATCAGGAGGCTGGCCTCAAGGAGACAGGCTAGCGCGGAGGGCAGGTCTCTACGGCAGATTCAGGAGGAGGACATGATCAACTTCCGCAGAGCGCTGTACCGTACTGGTGTGCGCATTCGGAATATTCAGGATGGTGGCCGCTACCGAGAcatttcagcagagtttttccgCCGCAACCCTGCTTGCCTTCACAGGTTGGTTCCTTGGCTGAAGCGAGAACTTACGGTGCTGTTTGGTGCCCATGGATCTTTGGTTAATATTGTGCAGCACTTTATCATGAGTAATGTGACCAGGTATGACCTGGAAAGTCAGGCCTTTGCTGACGatttaaagccatttctgctgAATCGGACTGAACACTTCATACATGAATTCATCAGTTTTGCCCGTTGTCCTTTTAACTTAGAAGCGTATGATCAACATGCCAATTATGACTGTCCTGCACCGTCGTATGATGAAGGAAGCCACTCGGACTCATCAATTATTACAATATCTCCGGATATGGCATATTCTCGAGGGCCAGATAACAGTTTGTCTGTGACTGGTCTTGATCAGGCCCCCTGGGATGATGAAACTCCCGGGCCTTCCTATTCTGTTTCAGAAGAGGTTCGTGCAACCATGgcttctcctctggagatgtcaGAAAGTTCTGATGAGGACTCTGCTACAAAGAGTCAAAGAACCAAACGGCAGCCTCAGTTACAGGCTAACGCTGACTCAAACGACAGTGACTCTTCATCGGACAATTGTGTTATTGTTGGGTATGTTAAGCCGTTAGCTGAGAGGACACCAGAAGTGGTTGAGCTGTCCTCGGACTCTGAGGAGTccatcagagaagagaaaagggaagatgcgAAGAAACAGCAGCCAATGCAGTGTCGCAGCTGGAGTGACAGTGAACCAAGCAGGAGTTTCTCGCCACGTTCCCCCACATACAGGGAGGGTGTGGGTAGTGGTAGAAGCTGCTTATCTCCTGCAGCTGAGAAGACAGAGTCCAAAGATGAAGAGAAGAACAAGTGTAAGGTGAAAGATCTGTCTCCACGGGACCGGAACTGGAGCCTCTCTCCGGGGAGTGACACAGTGTGCTTCCCTTGGCATCACAGATTGTCCAGAAAGGGGAGGTCCAGGAGCCCACGGTCCTGTTCTCGGAACAGTCGAGGCAGTCGTGGCCATCGGTCTAGGAGGGAGCATCGTAGCAGAAGCCACCTTAAAAGGAGACCATCGAGAAGCAGGGATAGTAGCAAGCAtaggagcaagagaagcagcaggaggtcaAGGGCTCGTGACACCAGAGTCTCTCTAAAAAGCCAGAGAGTCTCTCTAAGTCGTGAGAGCAGTCCATCCAGAGAATTAAGCAGATCACGATCACGTAGCAAAGGCCATGGCAAAAGGCGATCAAGAAGCAGGGACAGCGATCGTTATTACATGAGAGACAATTATCAAAGTAGAGACCAGTGGGGTTACACTTCCTGTAGTCGAAAGGACCTTGGAGATGGCTATgactcctccagcagaaggaggactcagCCTAATGCTCGTTATTCGAAGCAATCTGCTAGTCCAGAATACAGGATGCGATCATTTGTTGAAAAGGCAGATCCACAGAGCCAGAGGGGACTCCGTGAGAGACACTATTACTGTGATGAAAGATGCAGGTCGAGGAGTCGATCAAGCAACAGGTCAAGGACCCCTTCTGGAGGAACTAACAGAACGAAAAGTGGAAAGCCTGGTGgaaaaaggaagtacaaaacccgCCATTTGGAGAATGCGTTTGTGGAGAGCACAAgtctagaaagagaaaatgaccCCGAGAAAACTTTCTCCAAATTCAGTGACTGCTACAAAAATGAAGATAGCCTTTCAGACAATCGAGCAAGCAGTGagacaaagcgtaagaaaaagaCGAAAAAGATGAGGAGTCCAAGTGTGGAGATAGTCTATGAAGGAAAAGCGACAGACACAAgacatcttaaaaagaaaaagaagaagcataAGAAGAAACACCGGAAACATCACGTGAGTAACTCGTCACACTCTTCTCCAGTGGTGATTACGATTGATAGTGATAGTAGCAAGGAGCCACTAACTATGGAATGTGACAGCAGTATTACTTGGACAGGCACAACTCGGACATACGAGAGAGAAGgtgagtctccatcttcttttttggaAATGACAGGATGTGAAGATGTTTACAGAGTCGGTGAGAAAACTGGAGGAGCAGCCAAAAAGTACAGTATTCCTACCACAAGGGCAGACTTAGACGGTGAcattagaaatgctgattttgaacTTCGAGAAACATCGCCTGGTCGGAGGCTTGCCAGAGCGGATACCAGCAGTAGCATCCGTCACATAGAAACTCTAAGCAGCTACGTTGAAGAAGCACCAGCATCGCCTTCTGGtcagctgccttcccccaggaTGTCCTTCCTAGAGTGTCCAGAGAGACAACCACTGATACTAAGACTGCCAAAGAATCTCGTCAGCAGATCTTCTTGGTTTGGTTTCCCGGAAGAAAAAATGTAG
- the LOC142358936 gene encoding E3 ubiquitin-protein ligase Topors-like — protein MTSSDKDFSEDSNFSPKASTSKLPTDASPDSKCPICLDRFDNVAYLDRCLHKFCFHCVQEWSKNKAECPLCKQPFFSIFHTIRAEDDFKEYVLPFSENSSFASPDGRRFRYRTTLTGERRASRSPSRRTQFPPDNGILFEGLSSAPVRQRAGEIQQMIRRLASRRQASAEGRSLRQIQEEDMINFRRALYRTGVRIRNIQDGGRYRDISAEFFRRNPACLHRLVPWLKRELTVLFGAHGSLVNIVQHFIMSNVTRYDLESQAFADDLKPFLLNRTEHFIHEFISFARCPFNLEAYDQHANYDCPAPSYDEGSHSDSSIITISPDMAYSRGPDNSLSVTGLDQAPWDDETPGPSYSVSEEVRATMASPLEMSESSDEDSATKSQRTKWQPQLQANADSNDSDSSSDNCVIVGYVKPLAERTPEVVELSSDSEESIREEKREDAKKQQPMQCRSWSDSEPSRSFSPRSPTYREGVGSGRSCLSPAAEKTESKDEEKNKCKVKDLSPRDRNWSLSPGSDTVCFPWHHRLSRKGRSRSPRSCSRNSRGSRGHRSRREHRSRSHLKRRPSRSRDSSKRRSKRSSRRSRARDTRVSLKSQRVSLSRESSPSRELSRSRSRSKGHGKRRSRSRDSDRYYMRDNYQSRDQWGYTSCSRKDLGDGYDSSSRRRTQPNARYSKQSASPEYRMRSFVEKADPQSQRGLRERHYYCDERCRSRSRSSNRSRTPSGGTNRTKSGKPGGKRKYKTRHLENAFVESTSLERENDPEKTFSKFSDCYKNEDSLSDNRASSETKRKKKTKKMRSPSVEIVYEGKATDTRHLKKKKKKHKKKHRKHHVSNSSHSSPVVITIDSDSSKEPLTMECDSSITWTGTTRTYEREGESPSSFLEMTGCEDVYRVGEKTGGAAKKYSIPTTRADLDGDIRNADFELRETSPGRRLARADTSSSIRHIETLSSYVEEAPASPSGQLPSPRMSFLECPERQPLILRLPKNLVSRSSWFGFPEEKM, from the coding sequence ATGACTTCCTCAGATAAggatttttcagaagacagtaaCTTTTCGCCAAAAGCCAGCACCAGCAAACTGCCAACAGATGCGTCTCCTGACTCTAAATGCCCCATCTGCTTGGATAGGTTTGACAATGTTGCGTATCTAGATCGCTGCTTGCATAAGTTCTGTTTCCACTGTGTCCAGGAGTggtcaaaaaacaaagcagaatgccCCCTGTGCAAGCaaccctttttttccattttccatacgATTCGTGCCGAAGATGACTTCAAGGAGTACGTACTCCCCTTTTCAGAAAATAGCTCTTTTGCCAGCCCTGATGGCCGGAGATTTCGTTACCGTACCACTTTAACAGGGGAACGCCGCGCCAGTCGTTCCCCGTCCCGAAGGACGCAGTTCCCTCCAGATAATGGGATATTGTTTGAAGGCTTGTCCAGCGCACCCGTGCGGCAGAGAGCCGGAGAGATCCAGCAGATGATCAGGAGGCTGGCCTCAAGGAGACAGGCTAGCGCGGAGGGCAGGTCTCTACGGCAGATTCAGGAGGAGGACATGATCAACTTCCGCAGAGCGCTGTACCGTACTGGTGTGCGCATTCGGAATATTCAGGATGGTGGCCGCTACCGAGAcatttcagcagagtttttccgCCGCAACCCTGCTTGCCTTCACAGGTTGGTTCCTTGGCTGAAGCGAGAACTTACGGTGCTGTTTGGTGCCCATGGATCTTTGGTTAATATTGTGCAGCACTTTATCATGAGTAATGTGACCAGGTATGACCTGGAAAGTCAGGCCTTTGCTGACGatttaaagccatttctgctgAATCGGACTGAACACTTCATACATGAATTCATCAGTTTTGCCCGTTGTCCTTTTAACTTAGAAGCGTATGATCAACATGCCAATTATGACTGTCCTGCACCGTCGTATGATGAAGGAAGCCACTCGGACTCATCAATTATTACAATATCTCCGGATATGGCATATTCTCGAGGGCCAGATAACAGTTTGTCTGTGACTGGTCTTGATCAGGCCCCCTGGGATGATGAAACTCCCGGGCCTTCCTATTCTGTTTCAGAAGAGGTTCGTGCAACCATGgcttctcctctggagatgtcaGAAAGTTCTGATGAGGACTCTGCTACAAAGAGTCAAAGAACCAAATGGCAGCCTCAGTTACAGGCTAACGCTGACTCAAACGACAGTGACTCTTCATCGGACAATTGTGTTATTGTTGGGTATGTTAAGCCGTTAGCTGAGAGGACACCAGAAGTGGTTGAGCTGTCCTCGGACTCTGAGGAGTccatcagagaagagaaaagggaagatgcgAAGAAACAGCAGCCAATGCAGTGTCGCAGCTGGAGTGACAGTGAACCAAGCAGGAGTTTCTCGCCACGTTCCCCCACATACAGGGAGGGTGTGGGTAGTGGTAGAAGCTGCTTATCTCCTGCAGCTGAGAAGACAGAGTCCAAAGATGAAGAGAAGAACAAGTGTAAGGTGAAAGATCTGTCTCCACGGGACCGGAACTGGAGCCTCTCTCCGGGGAGTGACACAGTGTGCTTCCCTTGGCATCACAGATTGTCCAGAAAGGGGAGGTCCAGGAGCCCACGGTCCTGTTCTCGGAACAGTCGAGGCAGTCGTGGCCATCGGTCTAGGAGGGAGCATCGTAGCAGAAGCCACCTTAAAAGGAGACCATCGAGAAGCAGGGATAGTAGCAAGCGtaggagcaagagaagcagcaggaggtcaAGGGCTCGTGACACCAGAGTCTCTCTAAAAAGCCAGAGAGTCTCTCTAAGTCGTGAGAGCAGTCCATCCAGAGAATTAAGCAGATCACGATCACGTAGCAAAGGCCATGGCAAAAGGCGATCAAGAAGCAGGGACAGCGATCGTTATTACATGAGAGACAATTATCAAAGTAGAGACCAGTGGGGTTACACTTCCTGTAGTCGAAAGGACCTTGGAGATGGCTATgactcctccagcagaaggaggactcagCCTAATGCTCGTTATTCGAAGCAATCTGCTAGTCCAGAATACAGGATGCGATCATTTGTTGAAAAGGCAGATCCACAGAGCCAGAGGGGACTCCGTGAGAGACACTATTACTGTGATGAAAGATGCAGGTCGAGGAGTCGATCAAGCAACAGGTCAAGGACCCCTTCTGGAGGAACTAACAGAACGAAAAGTGGAAAGCCTGGTGgaaaaaggaagtacaaaacccgCCATTTGGAGAATGCGTTTGTGGAGAGCACAAgtctagaaagagaaaatgaccCCGAGAAAACTTTCTCCAAATTCAGTGACTGCTACAAAAATGAAGATAGCCTTTCAGACAATCGAGCAAGCAGTGagacaaagcgtaagaaaaagaCGAAAAAGATGAGGAGTCCAAGTGTGGAGATAGTCTATGAAGGAAAAGCGACAGACACAAgacatcttaaaaagaaaaagaagaagcataAGAAGAAACACCGGAAACATCACGTGAGTAACTCGTCACACTCTTCTCCAGTGGTGATTACGATTGATAGTGATAGTAGCAAGGAGCCACTAACTATGGAATGTGACAGCAGTATTACTTGGACAGGCACAACTCGGACATACGAGAGAGAAGgtgagtctccatcttcttttttggaAATGACAGGATGTGAAGATGTTTACAGAGTCGGTGAGAAAACTGGAGGAGCAGCCAAAAAGTACAGTATTCCTACCACAAGGGCAGACTTAGACGGTGAcattagaaatgctgattttgaacTTCGAGAAACATCGCCTGGTCGGAGGCTTGCCAGAGCGGATACCAGCAGTAGCATCCGTCACATAGAAACTCTAAGCAGCTACGTTGAAGAAGCACCAGCATCGCCTTCTGGtcagctgccttcccccaggaTGTCCTTCCTAGAGTGTCCAGAGAGACAACCACTGATACTAAGACTGCCAAAGAATCTCGTCAGCAGATCTTCTTGGTTTGGTTTCCCGGAAGAAAAAATGTAG